aaaataaataaaattattatttattattattattattattattattattattattatattattataatattataataataataatattattattattattattattattattattattattatattattaactTCCAGAGGATAATGGCTAAGAGGCATCCTGGACAGCTTAATGCTGCTTTGTCTCTGCTTTGTCCATCACAGGACaaagcagagacacacaggacaaataATCATGCATGCACCATCTAAATAACCTAACATGGATGTAGTTTGTTATATTCTGAGAAAACAGTGACCCGGTACGTGTCATACTCTGAGCAAACCCACATATGTCAGGGAGAGCATGTATACTCTGGATTCAAAACCAGGACCTTCTTTAAGCAAGACAAAGGTGCTGACAACCCCACCATTATGCAGTCAATAATAATActaattaatattatttgtcTACTCCGCCTCTCGTCCGAAACGTTAGCTGgcgataggcaccagcacccctcctgaccccactagggacaagggtgttagaaaatggatggatggaatattatttgtattttattactaATAGTAGTGGGTGTAGCAGCCACAGTTGTTTTAGTGGTAGTTGTagaacttaaaaacatttccacagactgaaaaacaaacttcagaaaATAAGATCCATGTTCAAAGAACAGAACATCCAGACTTTTAGAATGTTTGTCAAATTGTATCCCGCagaattgtttacatttttagcaTTTGAATACATGCACAGTTCCCTTTGCTTGTTCCATCCACCTGACACAGGTGAGTAAATGCAGAGTTCAGCAGGATGGGGATTACAGTTGTAAATGGGTTTATCAGCTTTAACAAAGGTGTCAGGACAGGGGACACACTCGATGGCTTTAACTGAATTACTGACACCGCTTAATCAATCTTCTTAATCCAATTCCTTCACGAGAGAGGAGAAGCAAGGGCAGAGATGCAGGCCGGAGGACTCGCTATGAAGAGAAATGTATTACAATATTCGCATGTGCTTTATTTAcgttagaaaaaaaaggaaaagggacGCCACGCCATAAGGCATTTAGCAACTTCAAATTTTAATAAGTCATCTGTTAAATTATGTCATAGTCCTGTTACGCAGCGGAGCATTGCGCCTCATGTCTCTCTACGGTCAGCTTTACATCTCTGTTTTCATAAGTCCACAAAAATCCTCTGTGTACACTGCCTCATCAAATACTGCTTTATTGCTTTCGGCTGTAAGAATGCAAATGGTAGATcactttcaaaagcaacaaacaaataCAGTACAACAATGACGGGTTGCCAGTCATGTACAGCttgcaacaggaaaaaaatagaaaggaattttaaaaagtggtaCTTTATTTGGACAATGTATATTCCTAGAAAATTCTTtgaggttttatatttttactgtaacttttgtgctttttaaatttgtacTCAAGGTCCCTGGGTggaattttaatttgaagacCATTCTGAATAACCATATCTGGCATCGTCCaactgacaataaaaaaaaaaaaacactttctaatTTTGTGAGATTCATAGAAATTTGTTTGTTCGAATTGCCccttttttatgttgaaataaataatgatctctgtaaaaattatttacatgtcTATACAGGGTGTGCGGTTTAGGCGGGCGCAGTGGTCGTCTCTCCGGCTGTCCCTTCTTGCACCTTGTTTTTGAGCAGCAGGAACGTGAGCACAGGATCCAGGTACTCCATGACGGTTTCCTTCACTCCCTTCTCCAGCAAGTACCCTTCGGTCTCGATCTCCGTGTTCTCCTTCCCTGCCACTGCTTCCATGGCGGTCTGCAGGAAGCGCAAGCTCACCAGTACGGAGCCCTTAGGCAGGGAAAGAAACGGAAGAAGGAATGAGAGGCTGGCAATGTAAATATCAACACAACCTGCTGCAATAAGGGactttgtttcttatttacCAATGCACAGAAAGCCAAAGGTCAAtggcaaatttttaaaaaaactcatgGAAACACCAGACACTAGTTTGAAATTAGCAGGAGTCAACTTAAAATTTTTCCAAGTTTACCTGTAGGAGGAAGATGGACAACACTCCAGCTCCAATGGTGTTCATCAAACCCATGTAGTAGTTGACCAGTGCCTCTCTGCAGCCTCTAAGGTAGATGTTGAGCTCCTCGGTTTGGTAGTCGTAGTTGTAGTGAGCTGAGTTGTTGGTCAGGCGATACTGGATGCACGGTCGCGGAGAGCTGGGGTTGCAGCAGCTGAACGGGACTCCATCCACCAGGTAGCGTCCGTCTACGTTGCTCTTGATGCGGCTACGGAAAGACGTAAGACACTACTGTCTCAGAAAGAGTTCTCTATGGATACGTCTTCATGGTGAGCTCTTTTGGTCGCATCTACTTACTTTTTCACTTCCGTGGAGCTGAAGTCAAGGTAGCGGTTGCTGATCCACTGGATCTCAAACCAGTCCCTGAAGTCATTGTTTCCGCAGCACTGGAACTCCATCTGCAAGCGGTCGATGTTTTGCTTCTGGAAGCAACGGCCCGGGGTGTCCGTGTCCTTGTAGAAGCGGATGCCGTTCCTCAGGCCGGCTTTCAGGGAAGACTCCAAGCTGCCCTTCATGGCATAGCTCATGATGATGGCCAGCAGCATGAGGACAGTGAAGAAGCATGAGACAGCGAAGTAGGGCTTCAGGAAGTTCTTCCAGCGAGGGAATCGACCGGCGTCCAAGGCGTCCTGACAGATCTTTGAGGCAAAGTAGTTGATGCCCAAAGACGCCAGACCAACAATCATGAGGGTGTTGGGCACGATATGTATATCTGTGTTAGCCATTACCTGAAAGTTGGACATgcaaaatgctgaaaatgtgaATTCAATAAGTTAGGTTTCTTTGATTGTGAACTCTATGTCATAAATTTATGTGCACTTATTAATAAAAAACTATGTGAAAATATGCTACCGGTTCCATGTATCCACAAAGTGATGATGCATTACAATATGTACCCAGTGCCTACAACTTTATTGtctcatttttaaactttattttattttggcacCAGTTTAATCTGTTTGATATGTTTTTCTTATTACGTGttgtttttaacctttttatatAAGTACTTTGAGTTATTTCTGGTCAAAAGATGCTGTATACATAAAGTTGCCTCGCCTTGCTTTCCCCTGGTATAATGTTGACAAGAAAAAGATaagagtttttctttccagtgGCAGACCTTCTCATCAATGATCGAAGCATTCACAAATCACAAATGGCCAAACTTTTCATGCCAAAATTACTCAGATCCATTTGATGAAATTTCAAACACTGAACTGTTCGATTGAGGCAGTTCATTTCTGATTTACTGAAGTCATATTCAATTGAAACAATGCAAACTATTTccactgttctttttttttaattatctgtaCACataatttttctctctttttttaaagcttttttaaaacattgaagtGAGATCATAACTATTGTATTGTGACCTTAAACTCACTCATGTGCTCTGCACCAGAAGGGCTTTCCTAGAGAAACATCAGTTTACCACTGGGTGGTGCTACGAAAAGCAGTAGGGATTTCTGCTCTTAAATGAGTGAAGAATATTTAAACTCCCTAAAGCTTACAAAAgctttcttttgtgttttctagaaaaatttttgaagatgtgaaataaaaatccatttttgGTTTCAGCGCAGCCTTGTGAGCTTTGAGGAGGTCTCCAAAGACAACATGGACTTAAATGTGCTTGCTCACAATAACTGTAGTTACTAAACATGAGTGGAAGAATAATAACtcagtttaaaatgtacatctgtattaaaaaaatgtaaactacatctatctgttttatattaaaGGTGATAAGATACTTTATTTCCTGCTGAAACCGATTAAAACACAAGATTTTGACCCACTATCAACAGCTTGATACTACCACCACCAAATTCGACTGCATTGTGTAGTCTTCTTATGTTTTAGAGTCTCACCTTGATTTTTCCAAACATTCTTTATGCCATCGTGGCCAAACAGCTCAATCTTTGTCCCATCAGACCACAAAACTTACCAGAACATCCAAACGACCAATAGTTCTTGTAACATAGTcgacattttctttctttactttgCAATTCAGTGCAAAGTACTATGTAAAAGTACATGTTCTAGTtgattcaagattttttttttaaataagatcaAATAAAAGCACAGATTTATTTAAGGAAAAGGTGACAGCCTTCAGAATAAGGGATTAGTTTGACCGAGAGCCTGATTTAAGAAATGATTAATCAGGATCCAAAGTGGGTCAAAGGTCTGTAAACCTTTGCTGATTCAGAGTTAATGATGTTTTGTGTTATATTGACCAATTTGTCAAATTACAAATATATTCCCAAAGTCCATGctgatgtttgaaaatgttttgatactTTGCATCAGCAATAGTATCCTAAAacttgcaacaaaaaaataaaatgtccaaaacactTGTTATTTTTGCATCATACCAGAAGTTATAGCTGTGATTTCATAGATTAAATTTCTAATATGGACAAACATAAGCTGCATAATAGTTCTGTATTTCATATCAATAACTCTTTCAAAAAAGctataaattaaatgttatgaTTTCAGCTAGTAATAATGCTAAACATTACATAATAAAAAGATACCCAGAATTTCACAGACATCACAGCAAATACCTCTGCTCTCCTGCGCAGCTCCGTTTTCAGGAGGCACCCCAGGGTAAAGGTCGTGGCCCCGGCAACCGTGGCACACCAGGACAGGAGCCACAGTCCCTGTGCCAGCTTCACCCGTTTTTGAAAGGGGAACTTCATCTTCATGACCACCATGGTTGCAGCGCGAGGTTCGGGGGGACCCGAGTCTCACCGGGGGAGAAGGGGAAGGAGAGCGACGAGCCAACGAGAGACGATGCTGTGCTTTGTCTGCGAGGCAAGAGGAGAGTTTAGAGTCAAGAGACCCCAAAAGTCTCAGGGTGAAGATGACTGCTGAATTTCAATAAGACTGAAAGAGGACAACTGAGCTGCACAAAAGATGCTGAAAATTTTAGAAAACCCCTCTCCAGATCCTGGgagattaaaaactattttttattccGACATCTCCAGTGGTGTCAcctcaaataaacaaatgtgtaTGCCCCAAAGTTCACCTTATTGGTCTCCACAAAACGTTGTGAAAAAGTCCAGTTCTCCGCTGACTGCCGGACGCCTTCCTGTGTGCCACGCAGTGGATTTGGCACACTGGATTTGGCAAACCTGGATGGTGGGAGCGTCTTACTGCTAATGCCTACCTATCCTATTAAACTGGTCTGTGGATCCAGGCCAGTGTCTGCTCAGCACACGTTACTCACACAGTGGGACGAGAATGACGAGCCTTATCGAATCTGACAGGAAGATATTGTCACTGAAGTCATTGTCCGTGAAAACACTCAAGCTTAGGGACAGATTTTGAAATATCTTTATtctataaatctaaataaatatgaggCTACTAGAAATAGATCAGAAATGTCAAATATATAGATTAATTTTGCACTGACCAATTTATATGacttttctttccctttcagTATTTTCAACTACTGCATTGAAAGTTTGAGGGACAATAAATTACTTGTATAGTACTTGACAACTTTTACAAAGATGAAATGTTTCTGCTGCCTTAACCAGGGGAATGTGAAGTAGCAGAGTATTAGAAATGATTATCTTCTAATGCTAATGAGGAGTTAAGAGAGACAAATATAACTCTCAGCACAGAATTAAGAGGCTCATAACATTCCCTATACAGAATACCTATTACTCTgatgttaaatgtaaatatagaaaaaatgaaaacgttttggaaacagaaacaacttttTGTTGTTACCCAAaccataaagaaataaaacaaatgcatgaaGTACATACGGAGTCTAActtatttgctttattaaatGGAATATGGACGTACCTATATGAGTTGTGATCGGGTGTTTTGACAAGCTAATCTAGTATTGTCACAGTTTACAGTTCAAGAATGTATAATGAGGTCATATAAAGACAAAATACTATGCATACATACAAGCATACATATACATGTACATGCAAACAAGATGGTGTCTACAATTTCGTACGGCATAGAGAACACAAAAATTTAGAAAGCCATCcctaaacattttcatttcccGACAAAATATTCTGCAACAAATTAGCCGGTGGTTGAATTCAAGCTGCACCGCGGTGGTTCAGTGTTTACACCGTTTTATCTCACTCCAGTAACTGTTAGCCATGTCAAATCCATTAATCACTACATTATTTAAAAGACAACTCTAGATGCTGGGTAAAAATCTTTGTCGCTACACCGTCATAAATATCATTGGTATGTTTATGAAAGAAGAGGGAAAAGAATCTGCTTTATAGCTGGGATTGTGATCAGTTCAGCAGCGTGTTAGTGACAAAGGGAGTGGACTGCTTGTCATGAAacacaatgaaaagaaaattagataCAATTAGAAGTTAACTGGCAAGGTGCCTACTAATTTAcagtttattataaaacataaatacattagCAAGCATTCGAAACTCAATCTTCAGCagcgtttttgttttgttttgtttttttacagtgaacaGTCAGAGCTGAGTTCGCTCCCCTTTCAGAACCTCCTCTGGAATCCCCCCGGTCCAACCGTGCATCTCAAACCTGGCCGGCTCTCTTCCTTCACCCGACGTCGGGTCGCATATGAAGTGATTGAGCAGCTGTTCCGCTGACTGCAGGTTGGCTAGGATGCCGTCTTCCTCGGGCGCTCTGCTCTTTATCAGCCTCCTGATGACCGTGTCCCTATCACCGCTCATTCGCCAGTGATGAATGATCTGATTATCGAGATCCTCGACGGCTTCGTCAGCTGAATGGTGAAGGCTCTGCGCGGCCTCCGTTCCTCTGAGCTCTTCGTCGTGGCGTGTCAGAGGTATTTCTTCTAGGCTCGCAGACCGGATAAGGATGGTAGACTTAACATTTGGACTTGTGGTGATCCTGTAACTCTCCTCCTTACGCATGCCCTCAGACAGATTCTTGAAGCCGGAAGGTAAAGTGTTGGTGTGGGACGATGGGACAAACTCGTTGTGAATGGTGAACTGAAGATGTGGTATCTGCAGAGGGCGCGGAGAGTGTCTTCTCACTAGGTCCTCACTTCCTGACTCGCTGTCTTTGTCCATGTCTGCTTCTTCTGGCCTCCATGCCTGGCCTCTGTTTGATCCCGTCAGTAAGAGGCGTGGGGTCTCCTCTCCCACCTCGGACCAGTCAGATTCCTCCTCCTCTGGAACCGACCCCAAAGCCTGCTCCGGTGCAGAGTTTGCTTCTTTCCCATAGTTATGGCTGTCCATGAACTGAGCCGGTGGGGGAGCGATTGGAGGAGTCATCTGCGGGAGTGCATCACCAGAAAGAGAGCGTGGGTTGACTTCACGCGGCCCAGCTGTTGCCTAAAGTGAACAGAGGTTGAAACTTAATCAGTTATAGTGCCTTGCTAAAGTAATTACACTACTTTGACCTTCTCACAAATTGTTACTTAATAATCACAATCTCCAGTGTTTTGCTGTGATTGAGAATATTATATGGTGTTTACCTATTGAGggttaaaaaagacaaaattaaacaaatatatacattgttaaataagtaattaaataCCATACCACTCTAtaccatgaaataaataaaggtttgaatgaattaattaatttgatgGATAGCTTATAtgttaaatatggaaaaaacaaatatcattaaaatgcaaatatatatatatataatgtccaTATAATTATTTCACGGTTCCTGTTCCTGCAGTTTCACCCTGAAATAATCTAATCTGTCAAAATTGCACATCAAAGTCTAGAGGTGAGGATAAGGGCATGGCTAACATTCATCTGTTGATTGGTTATTACAAGTGTCTATAAGTAAGGTACTGTTTCCTTCCACTCCACAAATATGCATTACTTTGTATTGTTTTGGATACTTCGCAATGTGCCGTTATGActtaagaaaatataaagaCTGAAATCAATCataatacattaatattttattgtattctgCCCAATTTTAGTAAATGTATGTCTGCCTTAAATGTAATGATAAAGGTAAGCCTCTCACGTTTATTTCTTCCATGGTGCTGGCATACTGAGCGTCACTCAGTTGCTCGGTCAATTCTGAGATGCGGAGATTCAACCTTTCTCGCTCTCCTTCCATATTCTGAAGCTGGTGGGGAAACACAGATCTTCAGTAAGTAAGATAACTAGCTCACAGTACAGCGCCCCCAAAACATTTAGGAATATGTTAACTGAGGGAGAGTTGCTGCCTCACCACTGAGTGAAGCTTTAACTCTAGAAGACTATTGGTCTGTTGTGTGGAGGAACAATCATCATGGAGCCTTAAGGAAAGAGACAGAAGCAGAGTAAagaacatatactgtatgtgcaaCATGTTACCATGCAAGTACAGTCACCACTTTATCAGTTAAACCTTTC
This region of Xiphophorus hellerii strain 12219 chromosome 11, Xiphophorus_hellerii-4.1, whole genome shotgun sequence genomic DNA includes:
- the rom1a gene encoding rod outer segment membrane protein 1a; this translates as MVVMKMKFPFQKRVKLAQGLWLLSWCATVAGATTFTLGCLLKTELRRRAEVMANTDIHIVPNTLMIVGLASLGINYFASKICQDALDAGRFPRWKNFLKPYFAVSCFFTVLMLLAIIMSYAMKGSLESSLKAGLRNGIRFYKDTDTPGRCFQKQNIDRLQMEFQCCGNNDFRDWFEIQWISNRYLDFSSTEVKNRIKSNVDGRYLVDGVPFSCCNPSSPRPCIQYRLTNNSAHYNYDYQTEELNIYLRGCREALVNYYMGLMNTIGAGVLSIFLLQGSVLVSLRFLQTAMEAVAGKENTEIETEGYLLEKGVKETVMEYLDPVLTFLLLKNKVQEGTAGETTTAPA
- the LOC116728981 gene encoding uncharacterized protein LOC116728981: MFFFYLTNIFLSFPIQEKTHDFGRIMILQNQNEGLQQSLLKTAVRMECLGEEFISSQKILETELQRTRMELSNLMGRFNRLHDDCSSTQQTNSLLELKLHSVLQNMEGERERLNLRISELTEQLSDAQYASTMEEINATAGPREVNPRSLSGDALPQMTPPIAPPPAQFMDSHNYGKEANSAPEQALGSVPEEEESDWSEVGEETPRLLLTGSNRGQAWRPEEADMDKDSESGSEDLVRRHSPRPLQIPHLQFTIHNEFVPSSHTNTLPSGFKNLSEGMRKEESYRITTSPNVKSTILIRSASLEEIPLTRHDEELRGTEAAQSLHHSADEAVEDLDNQIIHHWRMSGDRDTVIRRLIKSRAPEEDGILANLQSAEQLLNHFICDPTSGEGREPARFEMHGWTGGIPEEVLKGERTQL